A genome region from Burkholderiales bacterium includes the following:
- a CDS encoding phasin family protein: MFNVPEQFVAAKKANLETAVGLTTVALEGAGHLIDLQLTTAKAALAEGTKYAKALLDAKDAQEVIALQSTVVEPGFEKALAYSRSVYEVASQTQAEITKLVEARVADFNKIVVAALDKAVKTAPAGSDVAVAAVKSAMAAANSAYDTISKAAKQVAELTEASVAAATTQAVNASKKKAA, translated from the coding sequence ATGTTTAACGTACCTGAGCAATTCGTTGCGGCCAAGAAGGCCAACCTGGAAACCGCAGTTGGTTTGACCACCGTTGCGCTGGAAGGCGCCGGGCACCTGATCGACCTGCAGCTTACCACCGCCAAAGCCGCGCTGGCCGAAGGCACCAAGTACGCCAAGGCGCTGCTGGACGCCAAAGATGCGCAGGAAGTAATTGCCCTGCAGTCCACGGTTGTTGAACCCGGCTTTGAAAAAGCGCTGGCCTACTCGCGCAGCGTCTATGAAGTAGCGAGCCAAACCCAGGCTGAAATCACCAAGCTGGTGGAAGCACGCGTCGCCGATTTCAACAAGATCGTCGTTGCTGCTCTGGACAAGGCTGTGAAAACCGCCCCCGCCGGTTCCGATGTCGCGGTTGCCGCGGTGAAATCCGCGATGGCCGCCGCCAACTCCGCTTATGACACTATTTCCAAGGCTGCCAAGCAAGTTGCGGAACTGACCGAAGCCAGCGTTGCTGCTGCCACGACGCAAGCAGTGAATGCCAGCAAAAAGAAAGCGGCTTAA
- a CDS encoding EI24 domain-containing protein, whose translation MSYNFENVFRALANALASLLHPKMLALVLWPVLLALVIWGGLVFWFWHDWVNSASAFLASTSVDSFLLRFEIHGLAAYLAVILALLLLFPCILITALLVAFSHRHAHHGEACDGTRLSRAGKEGRRDGDGQYYGMRWWRWWCL comes from the coding sequence ATGAGTTATAACTTTGAAAATGTGTTCAGAGCGCTGGCAAATGCTCTGGCCAGCCTGTTACACCCCAAGATGCTGGCGCTGGTGTTATGGCCGGTACTTTTGGCCTTGGTCATCTGGGGCGGGCTCGTCTTCTGGTTCTGGCACGACTGGGTCAACAGCGCGAGCGCATTTCTCGCCTCAACTTCAGTGGATAGTTTCCTGCTGCGTTTCGAAATCCACGGACTCGCTGCCTATCTGGCGGTGATTTTGGCTTTGCTGCTGCTCTTTCCTTGCATTCTGATTACCGCGCTGCTGGTGGCCTTCAGTCATCGCCATGCCCATCATGGTGAAGCATGTGACGGCACACGACTTTCCCGAGCTGGAAAGGAAGGCAGGCGGGACGGCGATGGGCAGTATTATGGAATGCGCTGGTGGCGGTGGTGGTGTTTGTAG